The sequence AGCTTTGTACAATAGTAATTATTCAACAATCAGCGTTATCTTTCTAgataatgcatttttataatggAACTTTAACCATTCTCTCATAACCTCCCTTATAACCgttagaaatttaaagaaattgaacatttttttaggAGATAGAGgaacaagtaaaaaaatcctgaaaaaataattaacgagTGTTCTTATCAAACACGAGTGTACTtagttttttagttttattacttttctatgtttttttcacgttattctaaaaataattaatgataaactATGCGCTTTAAGTTAGATTTGGTTAATTCAAATCGAATTtcctctaataattaaaaatatgacataaaatatttgttttattataaaaatgtataagctacataagctatatataaaacaatttcaatattattcagAAATACAAATCATCACGTATTTTACAACATCTAATGTAccgttttatataatttcgttGCAagtttttcatgtaaaaattattcacactTTTCATAATTCTCAAGGAAAATCAATAAtctaatgaataattttaaataatttaaaatgttttattgtcaGTGACAAACCTTTGTATAGCAAGcacttgtttttataattaacaaaatactgCAATAAGTAATTTCTAGAAGCTATGGCGTGACATAAAATTTggaatataattgttttgtacattttatataaatcattatttaacaCAACAAATCAATCCTTAGCCTCTTGATTATCTATCATATTGCAAGGTATTAATACTAGCTTAGGTATCATGCCAGGCGGCGCTATAAATTGTTGCATACTCTGTGGCATGTTCTGGCCACAGTACTTTACCTCCGCCTCTGATACAAGCTTGCAgatatgcattttaatatcCGCCTGCGCCTTAGGCGGCAGTTTCTTTACTGTCTGTGCCATACTgtcgaaaaataattctatactCTTGTTTTCAGGTGCCAAATAAACTGAATCAAAAGCAGTGTCGTTGTTCTTCGCGCCGCTCGATCCTTTCACAGGCAAGATTGACGTGCTCGGTGGACTTACGAGACTAGGATCGTCTATTGTGCCAGTATCATCTATGCTTGTATTGCTGACTTTGAGGGACTTCTTTGTGTTATTGGAACTAGATGTTTTCAAGACGGATGAATGTTTAGTCTTTATTCGTTTCGGACGTATTTTTCGATACTTCGACTGTACTTGCTGAACATAATTGTCGAGATCCTGTTGTGTGCAATTTCGTTCACTCACTTCATGAGTGACTATCTGCAAGTCATCGTTATTGTCCAATGTTTCTACAGTCTCAGATACCTCCTGAACTGGGTCGGCTGATGTCTCCTCGAGGACCTCCATATATTCGCTATAATCCTCATTATTCCGGTCCTCCAACTGTTCTAGGAGACCTTCAGAACTTACTTCGCTCGAGTTTATCTCTTGCATATATTCCTCAGTCAATTCTATGCACAGTGGTTGATAGTCTGCCTCAAACCTGTCAAAGTAATTTCAGCTGAGAAAATcaagtttaaagaaaataaaacgcTAAAATCTCCAAgtagaaatacaattaaaatctgCTTTTGAGTGATACATCAAGTTTTAGTAATTTGTGAAAGAgattaaaagtgaataaaaaagttctctacTATCTTCATTGGCATGACCATATATCGTTCTTTcttatagaatttttacaaaatctaGACTTCACACTCTTACAGCTAGATTCCAATCATAAAATCTCTATTGTCAGGTAGATATAAGTATTTCTTACgggaattttataaaatttaaatagtcCTCGAAGATCCACTTTTTCCTTCTTCCTTCCTCTGACTTGTTTTTGCATTTCAAAACACGACAATAGGTGTCTCTAAGATTCTTCCATTTCACTCTGACCCATGTAGCTATAACAGACAGCATCAAACAACTAATATaccaaaacaaataaaattcaaaattaagtcataagatatattaaactctttctttaaaaatcatCTTTAATATGCTCTTGGATGTTTCACAATCCAATTTAGGAAATGACATAAACTTAGGCCTGGTCTACAATAGCTGGAGTCTATATAAGCATGTAGTAAGAAGAGTAAGGTAATTTCCATCTGCACTGTGATTGACCAAGCATTAAGAAAAGCAGAAGTAGGAATAAgacgaaatgaaaataatttattttgcttacACCCTTACACCAGCTTTCTTACAATGAATTAACCCTTTTACGCCTagtcttacttcttactccatACTTACTCCAGCTATTGTAGACCAGGCCTCATATCTCACAGAAATGACAGAAACTCACGGTCAAGTCCAAGCTCGTTTGAGATACGTTTCCAAACTTTTTGCTTGAACTCTTGCAGCTTTACCGGCATCCCCTTTACCTCGGTGCAGTAGAGCACCGGGTGCTGCTTGATCACCTCTATGATGCTCAACGAGATCTGATAAGAATCGGGTGGCACTGTCATCTCGCAGTCAAATCCAAATGTCTTACCtgcaaaaaaaaggaatatctTATTATACTCTAATCCTTATCTCGCTATTGGTTTTTTATTCTCGCCCGATCTCGAACTCGCCACCCGGCGATGATGACGgaacgatgacgatgacgacggcGACAACGATATCATGAGTGAAAATTCATTCGAAACATTTCGCCGCGTTGTACTTCGATGTGCATGCGTCATTATAAATCCGGATCGCGCACGCGGTCATAACGCTCGATGTAGACAAGACGTGAAAATCACGCGACGCGACAGAGAGCTGTCGCGAATAGTGATACCTCGCAAATCAGCGAAAATCGCTCGGCAATAAGGAGCATCCACCAGCGAACGATCGCCAACGACGCCAACGCACGCCAGTCGCTAACGAGATTTCGGTTACAGAGCGACGCCGGGAGGGAGCACTTCCGTCGCCTGTGGCGCCCACGCATTTCCGGCAGCTCTGTTTTTCTCCCTAGATTTTCTAGTAAAATAACTTGAAGTTGTCTAAAAAGTTGGAAATGCGCGGTAATCCGAGACtgtttaaaatgtaaagatGTCCAATGTCacatattgatttaattataccATTTGATAAATTGTAGATTTatgtagattattatttattattattattattagtagtaaatatttactttagcCCGATTACcttaaatatagtaaaaaatatgtaatatgacaCAACTGTGATTGTCAATTAAGAACTTGTTCGCTAAAGATAgtgtctttaataattaatttgtattataaaattttatattttaacgtaaaataCCCTACAGTGAGAAATGATTATTGAATTGATGTCGAGTTGACTTCGTCGTCGTGAGATGGCGACTGTTCTATAACGAATGCTTTCAAAgaccttttttattatctctcATCCACTCTCATCTTGATTAGTTCACGCCTTCACGGTTCTATTACGTGCGgatgtaattgtttttaaaggGTTAGAATTTTTCGACGAGAGAGTTacgatttttttaacataagcGATGGCGCATATTCCTTCGGAGCTCATATCTCATCAACAGAAAGTGTGTAGGCTGTACAAACGTGCCGCACGTTGTATAGAGGATTGGTATCACAATGTGCATGATCGCAGGTACATCACCCCGGATGATGTTCACTGAATCCTAATTAATTCAATCAACAATTCAAAAAGCAAAATTgcacaaaacaaaattgtcgACTATACAACTCGTTGATCTTGATCAGATTTCTTTCCTAATTCATGTTAACAATAGTATACATGttgcttaataaattaatcattgatcaatttaatcattaaattacTAACTTTCCAAGTATacgatttatatttcttttagattcaGTTCtacaacttaatttaatttataaaacaattttatctattGGTTAGTTAAACTGTGGTATTAATTTAATGGTATTAATTAACCTAAGTTGTTAAGAAACTGGATCTTAATCTTCTTTGTTACATGAATTAAACTAAAAGTTACtattaattttgtgttaaCAAAATACTCCAAGTACTATTTGATAGTTGAATCAACACTTCAAGATTTGTGATTTTGGCTcgatatttatcaattttatcttcTTAGTCTTTTCTTAATGGAAATAGAACGAAGAAGGCAATAAACATGACCATTGACAGTTTAAATTAGTactcaaaattacaaatttgaaCAGCATTGAGTTAAGCTAACTAAATCAGAGTTTGACCAAAATATGAAGAAACAGATGCAGTTTAAAGCTtgactaaaataaaaagacttgATCTATTTGCAAAGGATGATTGTAActtgtataattttcataGTTTAAATCCACCTGTAAGAAATATGAAGTTGATgacattttataacataatgaaatttcaattataattctttgatAGATTCCGAGCTGCATTGTTGCGGGAGCGTTTCGAcaagaataaagatataaaagatttaagtTATGCCAAGCATCTATTacaagaaggagagaaagagctCTTTTCCAATCAACATTTTCAACCGATAAGATTCGCCAATTCAGCCACGGGAGGAGCGTACGGCCGAGAGGCCCCAGTCTCGGACTGGGTCTTGGATTATTGGCATCCCATGGAGAAGGCTATGTATCCTAAGTACTTCGCGCGTCGCGAACAAATGAAGGATGAATATGAAAAATGGTACTTCGAGACTTATccagaagagaaaaaaaagcttGGCGATCACTAAGTAGTCTGCGAACGTGTTGTATCGATGCATTACTTGtagataatattgtaatatagaatgtatattattatgaaaGCTGTATATGCTGTATCTATTTCATAATCcataaatatatcaacaaaCGTGCACCGTTTCATATgtgtttattatgtaattagaATACATAGTAAGCAACCTATAGCATATTTCTAaccataatttaattcattatacATTCAACACATGTAATACTAATGTAGCACAAAGTAATATACGCGGTTCGAACCTTCGCAAATCACCTTGTCTAAAATCTCTTTTAACACGTGATTAACATTTGTAGTAAGAAATTATTGCGCTTGGACGTTTGTAATTTCAAATGTCTCCATCGTGACACTGACGAATGAACAGTATATGATTCTTTTATTCGtctttgaaagaaataaaatgccGCTTACGAAATCAAGGATTCGTGATGCTTTGTTTGTTAAATTGAATTACATTACTTTAGCAAAGCTCTTTTTGGTACTAAAATACACGAATTCGCTCGTGTCATaagacaattataattaaaaatatacggaATGATccttaagtattttaattattttaaagagtgATTTCTGTGcgaaatgttttagttttaagGATCCAAAGTATCgaagttgaaaattttttttaatgttgagaTTTACGAGTTGTTTTCATGTTTTGATCcattaactaataattaatctttaagaCAAATAcctgtaaaaatgtaaaaagcaaaattttttcttaaaaatgagtctatggaaaataataaaacgatcatttttgtgctgatttatttcattcatcataaaatattctcaacttgaaaaaattagtgaCATATCTATGTAAaagatattcatttttaagTTCATTTTcgattgaagaaaaaaaatttgacagcGAGGTTTCACGTCCTTGAAGTATACACaaagttttatgaaaataatctgagtatttgttaaaaaatcaaatattttctttaattttgattctttgtatttttgaTCCCTCTATACCTTCGAAACTAAGTTATTTCGAACATACGGTTTTCatcttaaattaatgtaagaaATCACTCCTAAAATTTTCTGGATTTTAAGGATCActctatatatgtacaatctGAATATTTATGATCAAAGATTATACATACTTTGATACATATGATTCAGTGGACTAAATCTAAAGTCGCCAATGGGTTTGTATTGTCCTGCGTCGCTTGTAGACATTCGTCTAACGCGCGATTCTAATTCGCAATTGACGTTCTTGTACAATATTCcgaactttttcttttcttacgaACATTAAAATATCAGAAACCTTTCAGTGCTCGAAAAATTCAGACTGTAAGTTTTTATGtctaatttacaaataagttGGCATACATCCTGAAATATGAATGCCGCAGAAATGATCATTTCTGCAATTTCATCTTAatcaaaaacaatattattgatatacttATGTGCTAAAAGTTATgaattgtaatatgtatagTATTTTTagagtattatatatataaataaaatatatgaacaaGTGTTTTTACCtatgttacaattttccaACATTGATAGATTCGATTTCGGAAGCGACGTTCGGAAATGAAACATCAGAagtaaaacaagaaaaaaacatatttagaATCACTTATGTCTTACGGGAGGATTCGTGCGTCACAAGTCATAAGTTTGCAACATTATGCTATTCACATGATACCTTGTAtgaaattttagtttatttgcaataaagtTGATAACTAGATAAATTTACGTTCCATTAATGAATAcgatttttgaatttttcttaGCTACATATTCTATATGTGTAGctcgcaaaatttttttaatgatcacATCAAagtatctttataataaagcaAGATTACACGTGAAAAAAAACGAAGTATAAACAGATCGCTCAAATTAATGTTACgacataattacattattccTAGTTTCTCATCTATCTCCATCTCTTTTTATGACTTCCTATTAAGATATAATGCCTTTTTCAACTTTTACTCTTCCATTTTTTCGTCTTCATCAATTTCTTCTCTATCTCAATGACATCGTCTTGTTATTATATAGATCGGAAGTCAATCTACAAGATTAAACTACGTTACACTAACTGGTGGGAGgaggtggtggtggcggtTGTGCCAGTAACGTTGGCAGCGTGTTCAGATCAATCCCAGGTGGTGCGGGAGTCTGTTGTTGAGGAGGAGGTGGGACTGGGGCAGCCGGTGGCCAGCCGCCCATCTGTTGAGGCTGCCAACCACCAGGGAATCCTGGGGGTGGTGCTGTGCCGGGAGGTGGCGGTCGCATCGGTCCTTGCTGGCTCTGTTGCCATGGTGGTATGCCCATTCCGGGTGGTGGAATCTGCGTAGGTGGCATTTGACCTGGTGGTGGTGGTTGATTGTTACCGGCCATCCATGGCATTAATGGCGGAATGTTGGGCTGTGTTGTGGAACcaggtggcggtggcggtggttGCATTACACCTGGCGGTGGCGGCATGCTCACCGGGGGCTGCCATTGCATGTTCATGTTGTTCATCCCTTCATTTCCCTGACTCCATGGTGGTGGAGCCATGTTCGGCGGCGGCATCATCGGGCCGCCCTGCATCATTTGCGGCGGCGGATGTGCCGGAGCAGCCATCAATGCGCGAGGTGGCTGTTGtctagaaaaaataaacaattattgtatcatatttaaaaaaaaagtaataattagaAGAAAGATTATGAAAGGAAAACAATTGTACCTGTCAAAAAGTCCGGGATAATTAGGATTTGGATTAGGATTTGGTCTATTTTGTCCAGTTTTTGACCTGTCCGGCGGTGGACCCTCTCCCAATTCCGCCATGAGTGACATGTATTCCTCATCTATTTTGGCTTTATCTCCGGCTTGACCCATTCCTCCCATTCCAGCGGCCGCTGGACCTCCCTGACCAGGTCTTTTTGACCTACAATCTCGAGCAATATGTCCTGCACCACCACAACTTGAACACACTATATTGTTTGTCACGTTTGGTTTATCGGGACACTGAAATTCCCacaataattacacattagctatagagattttttaaataaaatattagtgaTTTTCACAAACCAGCCAAGATTTATGATCCGAGGCACCGCAATTAGTACAACGAGGTCCATCATTCTCGCGTAATGTTCCGTTTAATAAAGCCAGCTCACGTAATTGATTACGTCGCAAATCATTTTGACCTTCTGGCACTTCCACTCCTTGCCGAATAATTTCATGAATCTATACACATAAATCCAGTTGCATGGGTTATGTGTTTATCATAAATAacttcattattatatattttaaattgaaatgaatgatattaaatattaaaattgtcaatattCAATAAGGCTCTCTTCTTACCATAATTAGAAACCATGGTTTCTAATTATATCAgaaacaaaatgcaaaaaaaaataattatatataatacatactcGTTCCACAGCTTTCTTCACAGCATCTAGATTATTTGCAGTAATATATGCATGCAAAGGTTCATCCTCGCCTGGTAAAGGCTGTCCATCTTTCCTCCCAACTTTTCCCTCCTTCACGGATCCCTTTCCACGAATTATAATCTTTGCGCCAGTTTCCTTTTCCATagctaaacaattttaaaacagtacattaaaatagttaatttcTAATTCTATGCATCATGTAAGTTTATCGATGATTTCtcttgcaaaaaattttgtgcttACATTTTAGAGTATTTCCACGTGGTCCAATAAGTAAaccaacaaaatttatatcaggATGCTCTTCCTGAGGGATCATTACCTTATCATGAACTCGTATTATTGGtggtctaaaaaaaataaatttaagtattaagaaacaaatttattgtttaaaaatgttctatttatcaaaagtattaaGTATCTGTAGGACTCACTTGTAATCTGGTGGTGGCTTAAACTCTGGATTGATTTTAAGGATCTTCTGTATCAGATTGTGACGTTCTTCCTCTAATTTACGTCTTGTACGATATTCTCTTGTGTTCAACCGTTTACCATCGCTACTATAAATGGGCTCTGGAGATGGGgatctgaaaaataaaaaaataataccatatcaagatataaattttcatcaagATGGTACTAGCGTACAAGCAACCTGACCTGACCCTACTATGATTGTATGAATATAAGTGGGGAAAAACCGTCGATTTAGAGCAGAGACTGcattatataaatcttattataaaaaattctgataaataaattgttatgcaatttttctcttttggcgctgcaattttatttaatttttctgtaagCATAATACCATctgacaaatttaattttttcttaagatataaaagctataagtttatctattaaaaatattattttgcatttacaaTTTCATCtacaatattaagaaaattatatacttaaatataaaaaaaattataaaataacatttaataattttgttttaataatagcaGTACATGGTCGATAATATCAAGACATATCCAACTGCAGATGTACTAAAGAATTCATTCTATGATTGTATCAGTTTGCTTATGTAATGAGTCGTTTACTTTCAGGAACTACGAAGGAACTATGTGTCATAGAATTTCCTAACTGCCAAGGTATCGAaataaagaatagaaaaattgtcGCTGCCGAATATAGCATAGCTATATATTTAGTATTCTATAGTAGGCAACCACTGGAAGACTGCGCGTTTGTGCACGGCAGATATCGGTATGATGTCAGCTGCTAAGACAGATCCTgtgattattaagaaataatcttTTGGATTAGTTATAAATGCAATTGGCGTAACGTCTTACTATGTATTAACGGAAACACaatgacataaaaataatggttCCAGCTAAAATCGGAAAGTTAAACCTAttggaataaattaatttattagaaaaaatatatttattatttaagaccTGTACCTGAAAGtaacgttaaattttttgttacaatattacggtatgaataaaaatttcagaatgAGAGATAAACCGATATTTTCCTGAAATCTGCTCATTAAGATTGTAATTAGCAACAGATATTGGCAAGTCAATTAACGAGCTTCCTATTGGCAatcaagattattatattataacaattttaacacaTGCCGTGCAAATCACGGCAGCCTGAATAAAGGGGCAGAATCTCACAAGAT is a genomic window of Monomorium pharaonis isolate MP-MQ-018 chromosome 7, ASM1337386v2, whole genome shotgun sequence containing:
- the LOC105832458 gene encoding uncharacterized protein LOC105832458 translates to MTVPPDSYQISLSIIEVIKQHPVLYCTEVKGMPVKLQEFKQKVWKRISNELGLDPTWVRVKWKNLRDTYCRVLKCKNKSEEGRRKKWIFEDYLNFIKFPFEADYQPLCIELTEEYMQEINSSEVSSEGLLEQLEDRNNEDYSEYMEVLEETSADPVQEVSETVETLDNNDDLQIVTHEVSERNCTQQDLDNYVQQVQSKYRKIRPKRIKTKHSSVLKTSSSNNTKKSLKVSNTSIDDTGTIDDPSLVSPPSTSILPVKGSSGAKNNDTAFDSVYLAPENKSIELFFDSMAQTVKKLPPKAQADIKMHICKLVSEAEVKYCGQNMPQSMQQFIAPPGMIPKLVLIPCNMIDNQEAKD
- the LOC105832459 gene encoding NADH dehydrogenase [ubiquinone] 1 beta subcomplex subunit 9, producing MAHIPSELISHQQKVCRLYKRAARCIEDWYHNVHDRRFRAALLRERFDKNKDIKDLSYAKHLLQEGEKELFSNQHFQPIRFANSATGGAYGREAPVSDWVLDYWHPMEKAMYPKYFARREQMKDEYEKWYFETYPEEKKKLGDH
- the LOC105832455 gene encoding splicing factor 1 isoform X1; protein product: MNQSRNFTSLLNPSYLQNAQQQQQQNAASVNSASASAAAAAAAAAAAVSAAIANGTQLNANAVNAVVSPGRKREADGFLAGDGKQEKDSKEGERRKRKKTRWGGSEHDKTFIPGMPTVLPTNLTPEQEKAYLFQLQIEEISRKLRTGDLGIPLNPEERSPSPEPIYSSDGKRLNTREYRTRRKLEEERHNLIQKILKINPEFKPPPDYKPPIIRVHDKVMIPQEEHPDINFVGLLIGPRGNTLKSMEKETGAKIIIRGKGSVKEGKVGRKDGQPLPGEDEPLHAYITANNLDAVKKAVERIHEIIRQGVEVPEGQNDLRRNQLRELALLNGTLRENDGPRCTNCGASDHKSWLCPDKPNVTNNIVCSSCGGAGHIARDCRSKRPGQGGPAAAGMGGMGQAGDKAKIDEEYMSLMAELGEGPPPDRSKTGQNRPNPNPNPNYPGLFDRQQPPRALMAAPAHPPPQMMQGGPMMPPPNMAPPPWSQGNEGMNNMNMQWQPPVSMPPPPGVMQPPPPPPGSTTQPNIPPLMPWMAGNNQPPPPGQMPPTQIPPPGMGIPPWQQSQQGPMRPPPPGTAPPPGFPGGWQPQQMGGWPPAAPVPPPPQQQTPAPPGIDLNTLPTLLAQPPPPPPPTS
- the LOC105832455 gene encoding splicing factor 1 isoform X2 encodes the protein MNQSRNFTSLLNPSYLQNAQQQQQQNAASVNSASASAAAAAAAAAAAVSAAIANGTQLNANAVNAVVSPGRKREADGDGKQEKDSKEGERRKRKKTRWGGSEHDKTFIPGMPTVLPTNLTPEQEKAYLFQLQIEEISRKLRTGDLGIPLNPEERSPSPEPIYSSDGKRLNTREYRTRRKLEEERHNLIQKILKINPEFKPPPDYKPPIIRVHDKVMIPQEEHPDINFVGLLIGPRGNTLKSMEKETGAKIIIRGKGSVKEGKVGRKDGQPLPGEDEPLHAYITANNLDAVKKAVERIHEIIRQGVEVPEGQNDLRRNQLRELALLNGTLRENDGPRCTNCGASDHKSWLCPDKPNVTNNIVCSSCGGAGHIARDCRSKRPGQGGPAAAGMGGMGQAGDKAKIDEEYMSLMAELGEGPPPDRSKTGQNRPNPNPNPNYPGLFDRQQPPRALMAAPAHPPPQMMQGGPMMPPPNMAPPPWSQGNEGMNNMNMQWQPPVSMPPPPGVMQPPPPPPGSTTQPNIPPLMPWMAGNNQPPPPGQMPPTQIPPPGMGIPPWQQSQQGPMRPPPPGTAPPPGFPGGWQPQQMGGWPPAAPVPPPPQQQTPAPPGIDLNTLPTLLAQPPPPPPPTS